DNA sequence from the Penicillium psychrofluorescens genome assembly, chromosome: 3 genome:
GGCGGCGTATTCGGCCTCCGAGGCCGCCCATTTTGACTCGGGTGGGCTCATTGATTGCGCGACGATGTCGTCGTTGAGGTCCTGGCTCGTATGCAGCGTCTGCCAGGATACCTGTCCATACGGCGCCCGGCGCTTGGTTTTGAGATGTGGGCCATTGCTAATTGGGaatgtggaagaggagatgTCTCTTGTGCGCCCGCTGGGATGATGCGCGACCCGGTGTTTGCAACGGAGATCTCTGGCTGAAACGCGCGCTGGGGGACATCGCCAGGAAGAGGCGAGACCCTCTGCGATGGGAATCCTTCGCATGAGAGGAAAACGGGAGGaatcgaagaagagggagaataAATGAAAGGGGGGGTTgagaagagggaaggagaaagaatgaagaggatgaggggaGGATTATTGTGACAGGCCACGCTCACTGCCTAAGTCACTAACTGCATTAATATTAGTTAGTCTCCTACAATCTCACAGACCCCTCACTTCTAGATCCTGTTATCCACTCATCCAGCGCACTTAGTGGAGCAACCCCGGTCAACCCAGTCAACAACCCAAAAAAACCCGGGGAACAAATTGATGACTCAGCCTGGGTCACGCCGCAACACGCTAATCCCCATTGGGCCACCACCCAAAGCTCCCACCGAATCTTCATTTGACCCGAATTGTTCCACCATCCTAcactctcaccatggccgacaccGAGGATGCAGGTACCGCATCTGTCTCGGAGCCTCTGGACCTCGTGCGCCTGTCCCTTGATGAGACCGTTTTTGTGAAGCTGCGCGGTGACCGCGAGCTCAAGGGTCGTCTTCATGTGAGTTCGGTCGGACGTGCCATTGCGAGCTAGACAGACGGCTGACAGTGATGACTATGGCCAGGCATACGATTCCCACTGCAATCTAGTCCTAGGCGACGTCGAGGAGACCATCTacgtggtggaggaggacgagaacgaggaagagaccACCCGGGTAGGTCACCCTGTGCAGACACTGTCTCTAATATCGTGCTAAGCGTGGATGTTGTGGATACAGACGAtcaagaagcaggaggaGATGCTATTTGTGCGAGGTGAGTCTGCCATGAGTGCTTGTGGTGGCATCTGGACCTacctcgtcttcatcaactAACCCACTCTAGGTGATTCGGTTGTTTTAATCTCCCCCCAGGCATGACGAGGTGATGGACATAGAGGGAATGGCGTTTGTTCGGCGAGTGCGCATCACTGCGCTGAAGGAATTCATGGATCCAGAACGAGTCCACCATAACGAGTCTACCATAACTAGTCTCCATAACTAGTCCACCGGGACTAGTCCATGACTAGTCCAACACCACGGAGAGACCAATCCACATCGCGATGAATGACTCACTATAACCATGAGGCTGTGTTCTTGGCCACTATTTCTGTTCCCGTAGATCATATGAGTCGTGTCAGTTGGAGAGTGATGCGGCGGATGACTCAAATAAACTTATCGATAAAGCTGCGCTCCCCTCCCatctctctttgtctttcacACTCTCACCTATTCCCCTCCACCAACCAAAGTATGATCCCTCGAATATTATCGGACTGAATGCGCCCAAAAGTAAGACGCAGCAACATTACCCGACCGTATCCCACTACCATTCGACGCGTCTCAGCAGACCGACACCCACACTTGAGAGTATGCCCACTGCAGGTTTGAAACAAAGCCCGGAAGAGCGACGGAAAGGAGAACTAGTATGCGATTCCTTAATCATGTCCGGGCATACTGCTCCAGCTCACACCAGCGCAGGCTCTCAGCGAGTTCGCCGAGTACgccgagaagcagcaggCCCAGCGCGTGGGGCAGGTACCCCGCGATAGTGGTTACTCGACTGCCACGGCGGAGGACCATGCCGAGCTGGATatcctggaccagcttgAACTGTCAGACGCGCCTCGAACCGTCAAGCTAAAGGAGCAGTTGCTCGGTACAAATGAGAACGCGGAAGAAAGCCTGCAGGTATTAGCGGGCATCCTACACAATCGCATCGACGAGGGACAAGGAGAGACCATCTTCGACCTCGGACTAGAGGATGGCGGGGACTCGATGAGCTTGCACCTGGCTCAATGGGAGACGGCGCTGCGTCGTCTGcgcgaggccgccgagaccaTCCCTGCCTACTGCCGGGTCCTTCTCACTTACAATGTGGGCGGCTCGGAGGAGTCGCGGGTGCCCCATGAGCGCATCAAGGGCGCCTGGGGCAAGGTGCTGATCCGGCAGCATGCGGAAAATGTCgaggagatgggcgagaTCCGGATTGCGGTGGTAGGCAACGTGGATGCCGGCAAGAGTACCATGCTCGGGGTTCTGGTGAAAGGAAACCTCGACGATGGCCGTGGCAAGGCGCGCGTCAATCTCTTTCGTCACAAACATGAGATGGAAAGCGGGCGGACCAGTTCCGTCGGCCTGGAGATCATGGGATTCGACAGTCGCGGCGAGATCGTGAGCAGCGCCCAGGGACGCAAGCTGTCCTGGGAAGATATCGGGAAGCGGTCCGCCAAGgtcatctccttctctgATCTGGCGGGCCATGAGCGCTACCTTCGCACCACTGTCTTCGGGATGCTGAGTAGCAGCCCAAACTACTGCCTGCTGATGGTGGCCGCCAACAATGGTTTGATCGGCATGAGCCGAGAACACTTGGGCATTGCCTTGGCCTTGAACGTGCCCGTCATGGTCATTGTGACCAAGATTGACATCTGTCCGCCCCAGATTCTGCAGGAGACCCTGACCCAGTTAGCGAAGATCCTCAAGTCTCCCGGTGCGCGCAAGATCCCCATCTTCGTCAAGGATATGGAGGAGaccatcaacaccgccaCACAGTTTGTGAGCCAGCGGATATGCCCCATCTTCCAAGTATCCAACGTCACCGGTGAGAATCTGGACCTGGTGCGAACGTTCCTGAACATCCTCCCTCACCGCGGCCACTACGACACAGAGGGCCCGTTCGAGTTCATCATTAACGACACTTTCTCCGTCCCGCACGTCGGCACGGTGGTCTCGGGCGTGGCCAAGTCCGGGGTGATTCACGCCGGCGACACCGTCCAGGTCGGACCCGACTCTCTAGGCCAGTTCACAACCACGACGATCAAGTCGATTGAGCGCAAGCGAATAGCGGTCAGCGCGTGCTTTGCGGGCCAGTCCTGCTCGTTTGCCTTGAAGCGTGTCCGTCGCAAGGAAGTGCGCAAGGGcatggtggtgttgaagaagatggacCAGCCCCCGAAGGTGCACCGCGAATTTGTTGCAGAAGGTATGCCTTTGCGTCTGCCGCAGAATTGGATCACTACTAACCATCGCCGCAGTCTTGATTCTCTCTCacgccaccaccatcaaACCCAAGTACCAGGCCATGCTGCACGTCGGCGCCGTCAGTCAGACCTGCTCGGTCATTGACATTGACCGCCCATTCATCCGCACCGGTGACCGTGCCACCGTCGCATTCCGCTTCATCCAACGCCCGGAGTTCCTGGCGCCGGGCGACCGAGTGCTGTTCCGGGAAGGCAAGACCAAGGGCCTCGGTATTGTCAAGAGCATCGGCTATGACCCTAAACACCCGTTGAACCCCACGAAGACTACGAAGAACGGGGAGACCGAAGAGGCCGTCGTGGGCCTAATGTGATGGAGAGTTTCATTTTATTCAAGAGCGGGAGTTTGCTATTCTTTCGGACTTGGGACTTGGATTATATGCATGTCTAGAAGAGTGGCTCGGCTGGTTCTGTTTTTACATCATGTTATGTCCCCGAATGTTaagaaagagaagcagcAGAGGTATTTGATGTGCACAATTACAGTTCCTGTGGTATTCTCATTGGCGGATCTACCAAGTGGAGTCTGTGTCGGCAGCAATCGGGTACAACAGAGAATACAAAGGATAAGGAGCCTGAGAAGGCCGTAATAGGCTAAATCGAAGCAATCGAGGGCTACAACTGTACATTCATCTCTAGGCAGCAAGTCTGATATTCTTTTCGACATGGGCCATCTAGGCATGTCTAAAAGAGCACTAGGATGTTGTTATCTATCCATCCAGGCCGAATTGTGGTCTCCAGATGAATCCGTTCTCCTATTGAACGCCAGGATCCCAGCGGGGCCCGATTCATCTACCACGTGATGacgtcaccaccaccacgaaGCTCTGGCTTCAACCCCCACTGACGTAGGATTGTCTGGCTTTGCTATTTTAGGGGCTGAGCGGGCATTAAGAGGCGCGGCTGCCCCCTAGTACCTGGACTGACGTCTTGACTCACGACTACCCACGGATTCATCGACATCCACCTCAAACTTCACCTCATTCCAGAGCCGATACACTGTGACCACCCTGATTAGATACCCGCGAAACCCAACCCCAGCagagagaagcagaaacgCAAAACAATGGAGACCATCAACAACGTGGTGCAAAAGGCCACGACCGCCATCTGGGGCGAGGATGACACCTCTCATCAGCTACAGTCCGTGGAGACACACGGGGACGAACCCATGTCGGGCGTCCAGGGCAAAGGCGCCGTCAACGATCCGTTCGACGCCGGAAACCGCGAAGGTGAGTTGAGTGAGCCACGTTCGCGCCATCTTGACATCAAGGTCCGCCGGAGGTTTCTGCCCGTTTATGACGAAACGCTTGCGTTGCAGGGTCAGGCCACATGgtgttctctctcttccatgactggagggagagagaccGAGTGTATAACGGCTGATCTAATTCCCGCAATCCCCTCACAAACGCTGTCATACCCCTTTCACTATATCATCTATGACCGGACCTGACCCGATCAACTAACTCATCTTTCAACCACCTCGGCAGATCAATCCGACAACGCAAACTCAATCGACGAACCCACCCCCACGGTAGACAGCTCAGCCGCCAAgaagaccaccaccgagcCCAGCCCAGCGGACAATCTCGTCTCCACCACGACCGGACAACCCATGTCTAGCTCAACAGAAGCAAGCGGCGGCAACGGCGGcggaagcagcagcgccaccgAGAAACCAcccaccggcggcgccgagCAACGCAGCGCCGAGAAACCCGATGCCCAGAAAGCTGATGCCGAGAGCAGCCACCCGCCATCGGCAATGGCTGATCCCAATCTAAAGGTCAGCGAGGAGGCCTTGAAAGGCCCGCAGGGTCCGGCGCCGCATTCGGCATCggagtttgagaaggacgTAAATAAAGCTCCTTCTGGGAAGGCGGATGCGTCGGGTGATGCGCCGAGTGAGTATTCACGGTTCACGATTGAATATGTAAACAATGCTGATTGATGATCCCTGACAGAAGCGGGCGGCTCGTCTGAAGGCAGGGATAGTCCTCAGAAGCACGGTACCATGTCCCGGATGAAGGAGCGTCTGAATAAGGTCACCCATCTGCATCACTCCAGCAAGTGAATAAATAATCACTAAGGATTGATGCTAAATGGAGATGATTTTCGGGCTCCCCTACGGCGTCGAGCCTACTTGGAGATTTCTGGTCGACTTGAACACGTTGATCGATTCCTTGGTTGATATTTATTCCGCTTCGCCTTGTGATACTGCTTTTTTGGTGTATTAGTATCCAATTACATTCCGTGTTTCATGATCATGGTGCACTGGACTCTTTACCTCTATGCAGGTGGAGACATCTACGGTAATACGCTATACATGATAGACATATCCATCAAATTGAAGAGAATCTAGTCAATAAATAAAACTCCCCCGAAAGGCAGCCATGCTATGACAAACCCTAAAAGATCCCTGCAAAAGTCCCCACCGGGTATCATAGACTATTTTCAgcagaaaaggaaaaaaaaaacaaaaaaaaaacaaaaaaaaaaaaaaacacacagATAGCAAGAACCTGGCTTCTATTCAAATAGCAATTTCAGCTCAGCAATCCGTTCCTTCCGCTTATCCTCCTCAGgctcatcaccaccaacccTCAAGCCAAGCGAACCAGCGATGTTCATCTTACGATCTTGCACGCGCAGCATGCGGCCCTCAATCGAGTCCTTGACCACGAACCTTGTAACAAAAACATCGCGCGTCTGACCCATGCGGTGGACGCGGTCGATCGCTTGTGCTTCAATGGCGAAGCTCCACCACGGATCCATGATGAAGACATTGCTGGCCGTTGTGAGGTTGAGACCGACGCCGCCGGCGCGCAaggagatgaggaggacTGTGGGCGGGGAGGATGAactggaagatgaggatgctgttgttgttgcaCCAGGGAAGGCGCGTGAGATGGAGGGAGGttcatcctcggcgtcgatgatTTCGTCGTCGTAAGTCTCGGCTTTGCTGAATTGAGCAAGGACGGCGGCACGCGCTTTATGTGGCATGCTTCCATCGAGACGGACGTGAGAGATTCCCATGCGTGTCAGCTGCGGGCCGATCAGATCCAAGAACGAGGTGAACTGCGAGAAGACCACCGATTTGGTGTTGGGTGCCACACGCGACAGGTGGGTGAGGAGAGCATGGATCTTGGCCGACGTGTGAGCGGACGGCGACAGAGGATATATACGTCGGAGAGAGATTCGTGGAGCTGGTTGAGAGTCTGCTGGCGGGGTGCCGCTAGGGAGGCCGTCATCGAGAGGTGTGGTGGAGTGCGATGAAGGGTGCCGCACGACCTCAAAGATGTCCTTTGCGTTGACAGGTGCCCGGCAGTTGAAGCAACGTGCCTGTTCGCCCTTGTTCATTTGGTGCCGCAGGAAATCCGCAAGACACTTCTTGCAGGCACTATGCCAACATGCTGTGACAGCCGGGTCGATCATGGGCTCCTCGCAGCAGATAGGACATTCGCCGCTCGACTCGGTCTGGATCTGGCGAAGAGCATGCGCTGTGAACG
Encoded proteins:
- a CDS encoding uncharacterized protein (ID:PFLUO_004982-T1.cds;~source:funannotate); this translates as MADTEDAGTASVSEPLDLVRLSLDETVFVKLRGDRELKGRLHAYDSHCNLVLGDVEETIYVVEEDENEEETTRTIKKQEEMLFVRAQALSEFAEYAEKQQAQRVGQVPRDSGYSTATAEDHAELDILDQLELSDAPRTVKLKEQLLGTNENAEESLQVLAGILHNRIDEGQGETIFDLGLEDGGDSMSLHLAQWETALRRLREAAETIPAYCRVLLTYNVGGSEESRVPHERIKGAWGKVLIRQHAENVEEMGEIRIAVVGNVDAGKSTMLGVLVKGNLDDGRGKARVNLFRHKHEMESGRTSSVGLEIMGFDSRGEIVSSAQGRKLSWEDIGKRSAKVISFSDLAGHERYLRTTVFGMLSSSPNYCLLMVAANNGLIGMSREHLGIALALNVPVMVIVTKIDICPPQILQETLTQLAKILKSPGARKIPIFVKDMEETINTATQFVSQRICPIFQVSNVTGENLDLVRTFLNILPHRGHYDTEGPFEFIINDTFSVPHVGTVVSGVAKSGVIHAGDTVQVGPDSLGQFTTTTIKSIERKRIAVSACFAGQSCSFALKRVRRKEVRKGMVVLKKMDQPPKVHREFVAEVLILSHATTIKPKYQAMLHVGAVSQTCSVIDIDRPFIRTGDRATVAFRFIQRPEFLAPGDRVLFREGKTKGLGIVKSIGYDPKHPLNPTKTTKNGETEEAVVGLM
- a CDS encoding uncharacterized protein (ID:PFLUO_004983-T1.cds;~source:funannotate), translating into METINNVVQKATTAIWGEDDTSHQLQSVETHGDEPMSGVQGKGAVNDPFDAGNREDQSDNANSIDEPTPTVDSSAAKKTTTEPSPADNLVSTTTGQPMSSSTEASGGNGGGSSSATEKPPTGGAEQRSAEKPDAQKADAESSHPPSAMADPNLKVSEEALKGPQGPAPHSASEFEKDVNKAPSGKADASGDAPKAGGSSEGRDSPQKHGTMSRMKERLNKVTHLHHSSK